The Capsicum annuum cultivar UCD-10X-F1 unplaced genomic scaffold, UCD10Xv1.1 ctg3585, whole genome shotgun sequence genome contains a region encoding:
- the LOC107847149 gene encoding acylsugar acyltransferase 3-like — protein sequence MGVECSLPTRFALGLYIEPKSTTGSIKPFQLWWDSSRCIPVTQDADGYSFFRFLNDWAATAGKMDFEPPPHFNASSLFPLMDKAADISNCEPEPQRHVSRMFNFSSSSLRKLKDIAAKNSEVVQNPTRVEVATTLFLKCGVAVSMEKSGAFKPILWSHVMNLRPPVPLNTMGNAFLLLGSITMTEDKVTLPNYVVELQKAKQHLRDELKDKSTNQIATHALGRVKQGSDIIKMDMFDAYSCTSFCNFGLYTIDFGWGTPVRVTLARNLMKNHFLFLDNPSGDGINVLVTLSEADMLIFQSNKELRQFASPVV from the exons ATGGGTGTTGA ATGTAGTCTTCCCACAAGATTTGCCTTGGGGTTGTACATTGAACCGAAGTCCACTACTGGTTCAATTAAGCCATTTCAATTGTGGTGGGATAGCAGTCGGTGCATCCCTGTCACACAAGATGCTGATGGATATAGTTTCTTTAGATTCCTTAATGATTGGGCTGCTACAGCTGGAAAGATGGATTTCGAACCACCTCCTCACTTTAATGCATCTTCTCTCTTTCCACTAATGGATAAGGCTGCAGATATATCTAATTGTGAGCCTGAACCACAACGACATGTATCAAGAATGTTCAATTTCTCATCCTCTAGCTTGAGAAAACTCAAGGATATCGCTGCAAAAAATTCAGAAGTTGTACAAAACCCAACTCGTGTTGAAGTTGCTACAACACTTTTCCTTAAATGTGGAGTGGCTGTGTCAATGGAGAAATCGGGTGCATTCAAACCAATTCTATGGAGCCATGTAATGAATTTGCGCCCACCAGTTCCACTCAACACAATGGGAAATGCTTTTCTTCTCTTGGGTTCAATAACAATGACAGAAGATAAGGTAACATTACCTAACTACGTTGTTGAACTACAAAAGGCTAAACAACACCTTCGAGACGAGTTGAAAGATAAGAGTACAAATCAGATAGCCACACATGCACTTGGAAGAGTCAAACAAGGTTCAGACATAATAAAAATGGATATGTTTGATGCTTATTCTTGCACAAGCTTTTGCAATTTTGGGTTATATACGATCGATTTTGGATGGGGTACGCCTGTAAGGGTGACCCTAGCTAGAAATTTAATGAAGAACCACTTCTTATTCTTAGATAACCCAAGTGGAGACGGGATAAATGTACTAGTCACTTTGAGTGAAGCTGATATGTTAATATTTCAGAGTAACAAAGAGCTCCGACAGTTCGCTTCTCCAGTTGTTTAG